The following coding sequences lie in one Methylotuvimicrobium alcaliphilum 20Z genomic window:
- a CDS encoding DUF5615 family PIN-like protein, whose translation MKLLLDENLSRRAVAFLVEAYPESTQVAILGLERASDWEIWEYAKTNDFVIVTKDADYFEMSNLYGQPPKIVWLKIGNQSKAAIINSLLTKKDAIEMALIDENKACIEIYR comes from the coding sequence ATGAAGCTGCTGTTGGATGAAAACTTGTCGCGCCGTGCAGTGGCCTTTTTAGTTGAAGCATATCCTGAATCCACACAAGTTGCGATATTAGGTTTGGAACGCGCCAGTGACTGGGAAATTTGGGAATATGCCAAAACCAACGACTTTGTTATCGTCACGAAGGACGCTGATTATTTTGAAATGTCGAATCTTTACGGTCAACCGCCTAAAATTGTTTGGCTGAAAATAGGCAATCAGTCCAAAGCGGCGATTATCAATTCTTTGTTGACTAAAAAGGACGCGATAGAAATGGCATTGATCGACGAAAACAAGGCCTGCATCGAGATATACCGATAA
- a CDS encoding DUF2442 domain-containing protein — MIKIVKAKYIEHKTIRLWFSDQTVGDYDLQLLLDKQTELVIPLQDEGYFKRFFIELGALCWKNGLELSPGNIHNKLKQQGKLQRDLKAA, encoded by the coding sequence ATGATTAAAATCGTCAAAGCCAAATATATTGAACATAAAACCATACGCTTGTGGTTTTCCGATCAAACCGTCGGCGATTACGATTTGCAGCTTCTGTTGGACAAACAAACTGAGTTAGTCATTCCATTACAAGATGAAGGTTACTTTAAACGATTCTTTATAGAGCTAGGGGCATTATGCTGGAAAAATGGTTTGGAGCTCAGTCCTGGAAATATACATAACAAACTCAAGCAGCAAGGTAAGTTGCAGCGTGATTTGAAGGCTGCTTGA
- a CDS encoding formylmethanofuran dehydrogenase subunit B: MTEITEVPSPFCGIGTDDLTISVDGLSLKVLSNGCAVNTPAFEQVITDFKPRVDGKQVALEHAVAKAVEILQDSNQPIIGGGATDVNGMRALLALADRCGAVVDQMNFNASRRNYLAMQDSGWMTTTLAEVKNRCDLLLVVGKDLESFVPRFFERYLWNQESMFLEDTANREVIYLGKAPSGTAQVSPNGKQAQVLTCADADLPEVVAVLRALVKGHKIVIDSVGGIKVSDLQTVAERLQAAKYGVVTWAASSLVFDQAELTVQSICELIKDINDQGSRCSGLPLSGKEGDLTANQVAGWISGYPARISYAKGYPEYDPYLYDSRAMIENGEGDALLWVQAFNSKAIPPVTDVPTIVLGRSGMLFDKEPDVYIPLGTPGIDHAGHAYRADSVVAIRLKKLRDSELPATAEVLSAIERAL; the protein is encoded by the coding sequence GTGACTGAAATTACCGAAGTGCCCAGTCCTTTTTGCGGTATTGGAACCGATGATCTAACAATCAGTGTCGACGGTTTGTCGTTGAAGGTGCTTAGCAACGGCTGCGCGGTCAATACCCCTGCATTTGAACAAGTCATTACCGACTTTAAGCCCAGAGTCGACGGGAAGCAAGTCGCTCTTGAGCATGCTGTGGCTAAGGCCGTTGAAATATTGCAAGATTCCAATCAGCCTATCATCGGGGGGGGTGCGACCGATGTTAACGGTATGCGCGCGTTGCTGGCGTTGGCCGACCGTTGCGGCGCGGTGGTCGATCAGATGAACTTCAATGCATCAAGACGGAATTACTTGGCGATGCAAGATTCCGGATGGATGACGACAACGCTGGCCGAGGTCAAGAATCGTTGCGATTTACTGTTGGTGGTCGGTAAAGATTTGGAAAGTTTTGTGCCGCGTTTTTTCGAGCGTTATCTTTGGAACCAGGAGTCGATGTTTCTGGAAGATACCGCTAACCGAGAGGTGATTTATTTAGGCAAGGCCCCCTCCGGCACTGCTCAGGTTTCGCCAAACGGTAAACAAGCGCAAGTATTGACTTGTGCCGATGCCGATTTGCCCGAGGTTGTAGCGGTATTGAGAGCTCTAGTCAAGGGACATAAGATCGTTATCGATTCGGTGGGAGGTATTAAGGTTTCCGACTTGCAGACCGTGGCCGAGCGTTTGCAAGCTGCGAAATACGGCGTCGTGACTTGGGCAGCGTCCTCGTTGGTTTTCGATCAAGCCGAACTTACTGTCCAATCGATTTGCGAGTTGATCAAGGATATCAACGATCAGGGAAGCCGTTGTTCCGGTTTGCCGTTGAGCGGCAAGGAAGGCGACCTGACAGCCAATCAAGTTGCCGGATGGATTTCCGGATATCCGGCACGTATTAGCTATGCAAAAGGCTATCCCGAATACGATCCTTATTTGTACGATAGTAGAGCAATGATCGAGAACGGTGAGGGCGACGCTTTGCTGTGGGTGCAAGCATTCAATAGCAAAGCAATACCGCCTGTTACCGATGTGCCGACCATTGTCTTAGGCCGTTCGGGCATGCTATTCGATAAAGAGCCGGATGTTTATATTCCGCTTGGCACTCCGGGTATCGATCATGCCGGCCACGCTTATCGCGCCGATAGCGTTGTGGCGATACGTCTGAAAAAATTGCGCGATTCGGAGCTGCCCGCTACGGCTGAAGTTTTATCGGCGATCGAGCGAGCGCTATAG
- a CDS encoding DUF433 domain-containing protein, with product MAIDYRSIITIEPGKRGGKPCIRGLRITVYDVLGWLAEGMSEVEILDDYPELESNDIRACLAFAAEREHSLAAII from the coding sequence ATGGCTATAGATTATCGCAGCATCATTACTATCGAACCCGGAAAGCGAGGTGGTAAGCCTTGTATTCGCGGGTTGCGGATTACGGTTTACGATGTTTTGGGATGGCTTGCGGAGGGTATGAGCGAAGTGGAAATTTTGGACGATTATCCTGAACTGGAGTCAAACGATATAAGGGCTTGTTTGGCTTTTGCAGCCGAACGTGAGCATAGCTTAGCGGCAATTATTTAA
- a CDS encoding DUF4160 domain-containing protein, with translation MYHDDHNPPQFHAEYQGHQALIAIESGEVLEGRLPSKALKLVREWAKEHQEELMADWQLAIQLKPLQRIAGADND, from the coding sequence ATGTATCACGATGATCACAATCCACCGCAATTTCACGCTGAGTATCAAGGTCATCAGGCGTTAATTGCGATCGAAAGCGGTGAGGTGCTTGAAGGCCGTTTGCCGAGTAAAGCATTAAAACTGGTTAGAGAATGGGCGAAAGAGCATCAGGAAGAATTAATGGCGGATTGGCAGTTAGCCATTCAGTTAAAGCCGTTGCAGCGTATAGCCGGAGCCGATAATGATTAA
- a CDS encoding formylmethanofuran dehydrogenase subunit A, producing the protein MLIKLTGGTVYDPAGGIDGQKRDIYIQDGRIVDKPAADLKIDQEYDLTGKVVMSGAIDMHTHIGGGKGNIARILLPEDHRSDPVIRTDLTRSGSGHAMPSTYVTGYRYAEMGYTAAFEPAVLPVNARQAHMEMGDIPILDKGGYAMLGSDDYLLRMLTAKKDQKAVNDYVAWTLQASKCIGIKVVNAGGISAFKFNQRKLDLDEKNAHYDVTPRQILQTLATAVKELGVPHPLHVHGCNLGVPGNVDTTLDTIQGVGGLPMHLTHIQFHSYGTEGDFKFSSGAAQIAEAVNKHKNITIDVGQILFGQTVTASGDTMRQHANHKHAHPNKWVCMDIECDAGCGVVPFKYRDQNFVNALQWAIGLEIFLLVDDPWRVFLTTDHPNGAPFTTYPHLIRLLMDKSFRNDMLATIHPEAQKMTTLASIDREYTLNEIAIMTRAGAAKLIGLKDRGGLTAGNWGDITVYTENADRQKMFEKPDYVFKDGEMVVKDGQIVHVKWGTTHVVKPDYDAAVEKDLKSYFDRYLTMKMGNFKISNDEFTEDGRGSLTVHPLQV; encoded by the coding sequence ATGCTGATTAAATTAACAGGTGGAACGGTTTATGACCCCGCCGGCGGAATCGACGGCCAAAAACGGGATATTTATATTCAGGACGGTCGCATCGTCGATAAACCTGCGGCCGATCTCAAAATCGATCAAGAATATGATTTAACCGGTAAGGTTGTGATGTCCGGTGCGATCGACATGCATACGCATATCGGCGGCGGTAAGGGCAATATCGCGAGAATCTTGTTACCGGAAGACCACCGCTCAGATCCGGTTATCCGCACCGATTTGACGCGTTCCGGAAGCGGTCATGCGATGCCGAGTACTTATGTCACCGGCTATCGTTATGCCGAGATGGGCTATACGGCCGCATTCGAACCGGCGGTGTTACCGGTTAACGCCAGACAGGCGCACATGGAAATGGGCGATATTCCGATCCTCGACAAAGGCGGTTACGCGATGCTCGGCAGCGACGACTACTTGCTGCGCATGTTGACTGCAAAAAAAGATCAGAAAGCGGTTAACGATTATGTCGCATGGACGCTTCAAGCGTCCAAATGTATCGGCATTAAAGTCGTTAATGCCGGCGGTATCAGCGCGTTCAAGTTTAATCAGCGCAAGCTCGATCTCGACGAAAAAAATGCGCATTACGACGTGACGCCCAGGCAAATTCTGCAAACCTTGGCGACTGCGGTCAAAGAATTAGGCGTTCCGCATCCTTTGCATGTGCATGGTTGTAATCTGGGCGTGCCGGGCAATGTCGACACGACGCTCGATACGATTCAAGGCGTCGGCGGCCTGCCGATGCATTTGACGCACATTCAGTTTCATAGCTACGGCACCGAAGGCGACTTCAAATTCTCATCGGGTGCCGCGCAAATCGCCGAAGCGGTCAATAAGCACAAGAACATTACGATCGATGTCGGGCAAATTTTGTTTGGGCAGACCGTTACGGCTTCGGGTGATACGATGCGTCAGCATGCGAACCACAAGCACGCGCATCCGAACAAGTGGGTGTGCATGGATATCGAATGCGATGCCGGCTGCGGCGTCGTGCCGTTCAAATACAGGGACCAAAATTTCGTCAATGCCTTGCAATGGGCGATCGGTCTTGAAATTTTCTTGCTGGTCGACGATCCGTGGCGTGTATTTTTGACCACCGACCATCCGAACGGCGCGCCGTTCACGACCTATCCGCATCTGATTCGTTTGCTTATGGATAAAAGCTTCCGCAACGATATGCTCGCGACGATTCATCCGGAAGCGCAAAAAATGACGACGCTGGCATCGATCGACCGCGAGTACACGCTGAACGAAATCGCGATCATGACCCGCGCGGGCGCGGCTAAGTTGATCGGCCTTAAAGATCGCGGCGGCCTGACCGCTGGGAATTGGGGCGACATTACTGTTTATACCGAAAACGCCGATCGGCAAAAAATGTTCGAAAAACCGGATTACGTGTTCAAGGACGGTGAGATGGTCGTCAAAGATGGTCAGATCGTCCATGTAAAATGGGGAACGACACATGTTGTCAAACCTGATTATGACGCGGCCGTCGAAAAAGATCTCAAGTCTTATTTCGACCGATATCTGACGATGAAAATGGGCAATTTCAAAATCAGCAACGACGAATTTACCGAGGACGGGCGGGGAAGTTTGACGGTGCATCCGTTGCAGGTGTGA